In Oceaniferula flava, one genomic interval encodes:
- a CDS encoding vWA domain-containing protein has protein sequence MMSEMIFQKPAMLWLLPSVGLLLLIYRVRVARRKKDIRAFGEDAAWRGLEHHSMEWWRLLLLVGACALVILALARPAANPHPRMLQREGRDVVFLLDVSKSMLAEDRLPNRLQSAKTSIAECVSELDDHRLGLVVFAGSSSIACPLTEDKDFFLNSLDRVGPDTVAHGGTRVGDALLKVCDKLFSDSAQGYKDIVLLTDGGEQGENLDYALEVVNEKQVKLIAIGLGDASAGARIPQVGEQSDYMTYKGQEVWSKLDVVQLRNMVKQADRGAFLAVGTRQMKLGDIYQRISDQEGKQQLAEESVIDYDELYQWLIALAFILLVVMILMPHSMTRRTKKNWLTAAVLMLAGLPDAQAAGVEGGDAAYARGDFQQALEIYQSAATSSAAARLWYKKGNAEYRLELYESAQQSFAEALGRQPGSGLIRDITYNLGNTYYRLSGKAEDSYTALSLVSESVRMYRRVLLQNPQDRDAAMNMELAKIERHKLQQKIQKEEQRRAELKQALEDLKTAIEKAAAAQAKTLKLTDAHLIDDQAEQNWEQTMQKEEQEIISLTEKAVELVDATSKKFFDGIPAEASPLRASRDHLNQAEEFESAAEAYLIHNPHAAHVEEGLALENLHAALDALPSDPDDAEQQAEDGEAGDEEGEGEEGDEEGEEGDQESEGDSEAQSDSEPADANQMNLESMELPPPNDTPEDVIRKNATMQEARQAQGAKKKGNPVEKDW, from the coding sequence ATGATGAGTGAGATGATTTTCCAGAAACCTGCGATGCTGTGGCTGCTGCCTTCGGTGGGGCTGCTTCTGCTCATCTACCGGGTGCGTGTGGCGCGACGAAAAAAAGATATCCGCGCCTTCGGTGAGGACGCTGCTTGGCGGGGGCTGGAGCACCACTCGATGGAATGGTGGCGCTTGTTGCTGTTAGTCGGCGCATGTGCTCTGGTGATCCTGGCTCTCGCCCGACCTGCCGCCAATCCTCACCCGCGCATGCTCCAGCGCGAGGGACGTGATGTGGTTTTCCTACTGGATGTTTCCAAGAGTATGCTGGCGGAGGATCGATTGCCGAACCGCTTGCAGTCGGCCAAGACATCCATCGCCGAGTGTGTCAGTGAGCTGGACGATCACCGCTTGGGTTTGGTGGTTTTTGCCGGCTCCTCTTCGATTGCCTGTCCGCTGACTGAAGACAAAGACTTTTTCCTCAACAGCCTGGATCGTGTGGGACCGGACACCGTTGCGCACGGTGGCACCCGGGTTGGTGATGCCCTGCTCAAGGTGTGCGATAAGTTGTTCTCCGATTCGGCTCAGGGATACAAAGATATCGTTCTGCTAACAGATGGTGGCGAGCAGGGTGAAAACCTGGACTACGCTCTCGAGGTGGTGAATGAAAAGCAGGTGAAGTTGATCGCGATTGGTTTAGGTGACGCCTCCGCTGGTGCTCGGATTCCCCAGGTCGGTGAGCAATCGGATTACATGACTTACAAGGGGCAGGAGGTGTGGTCGAAGCTCGATGTGGTGCAGCTGCGGAACATGGTGAAGCAGGCAGACCGCGGAGCCTTTCTCGCCGTTGGAACCCGGCAAATGAAGCTCGGCGATATCTATCAGCGCATCAGTGATCAGGAAGGAAAACAGCAGCTCGCTGAGGAATCGGTGATTGATTACGATGAACTCTACCAGTGGCTGATCGCATTGGCTTTTATTCTGTTAGTGGTGATGATTCTGATGCCACACAGTATGACGCGGCGGACGAAAAAAAATTGGCTCACAGCGGCGGTATTGATGCTGGCGGGGCTGCCTGATGCACAAGCCGCCGGGGTGGAGGGGGGCGACGCCGCCTACGCCCGTGGAGACTTTCAGCAAGCATTGGAAATCTATCAGTCGGCCGCCACAAGCTCAGCGGCTGCGCGGCTGTGGTATAAGAAAGGTAATGCTGAGTATCGCTTGGAACTTTATGAGTCAGCCCAGCAAAGTTTCGCGGAAGCCTTGGGGCGGCAGCCGGGCAGTGGACTGATCAGGGACATCACTTACAACCTGGGGAATACTTATTACCGCCTGTCAGGCAAGGCGGAGGACTCCTACACGGCACTCTCTCTGGTGAGCGAAAGTGTGCGTATGTATCGCCGCGTTCTTTTGCAAAACCCACAAGACCGTGATGCCGCGATGAACATGGAGTTGGCCAAAATAGAACGCCACAAACTGCAGCAGAAGATCCAAAAAGAAGAACAACGACGGGCTGAGCTAAAGCAGGCGCTGGAAGATTTGAAAACCGCCATCGAGAAAGCTGCCGCTGCGCAGGCCAAGACCTTGAAATTGACCGATGCTCATCTCATCGACGACCAGGCCGAGCAGAACTGGGAGCAGACGATGCAAAAGGAGGAGCAGGAAATCATCAGCCTGACTGAAAAAGCGGTCGAACTCGTCGATGCCACTTCGAAGAAGTTTTTCGACGGCATTCCCGCCGAAGCCAGCCCTCTGCGAGCCAGCAGGGATCACCTAAACCAGGCGGAAGAATTTGAATCGGCTGCGGAGGCCTACCTCATCCACAACCCACACGCGGCACACGTGGAGGAAGGCTTGGCTTTGGAAAACTTGCATGCAGCGTTGGACGCTCTGCCGTCCGACCCGGATGACGCGGAGCAGCAGGCGGAAGACGGTGAGGCCGGCGACGAAGAGGGGGAAGGTGAAGAAGGTGATGAAGAAGGAGAAGAGGGCGACCAGGAAAGCGAAGGCGACAGCGAAGCGCAGAGCGACTCCGAACCGGCCGACGCCAATCAGATGAATCTCGAATCCATGGAACTGCCACCGCCGAACGACACCCCCGAAGATGTGATCCGGAAAAATGCCACGATGCAAGAAGCGCGGCAGGCGCAGGGCGCCAAAAAGAAAGGCAACCCGGTCGAGAAAGATTGGTAA
- a CDS encoding BatD family protein produces the protein MNIYKQLILAMAMLGTVITAIAAPEVSLHSSMSAKTFFVGEEFQFEILVSPADRVDIEEVESTDDLAIQFVKKEVVKGDAFSTVALRYRMMPMSAGMVAIPPISVEVGDQVLSTDEEMFIQVKQAQTYPGLEIVREIPDRDFYVGEPFMVDYTWRSPLPLNGFRAVKLNLPLFYDPAFKIRNPFDWIDGDDKAAIGLPVANTRLIGRYNLLNEAERNVHSVSFAKIVIPVKTGEFEWSPSTLLISYVAPPAARNRNARWRTNYPSYFNNNFFAEADGDEYQKYFAASSSQTVRVLPLPDAGKPHDFAGVVGSCKVTVTATPTVLQAGDPITLTIVVDDYAFPEVLDFPDLSSQPAFTRQFAIPPRQSSGRIVGKRKTYIRTLRPLAQDATSIPAVRIPYFDPQTKSYAVAESAPIPITVKAAEVVTAFDADMTGVGPLKNRLAKNPEGIRANATSLSAIRPAAFSPGAWLLLCLFLPPAAFLVFYFATAQRRLMQNDPVRARSMRAMARFSKRLRALEQAAPKLQPEQGIGRLDDIVRSYFAEKLNLVRHAHTFEELELQLGDRVSLDAIREIYGRCEAQAYRADSPTPDLSTMIAQARQAVQTINAALS, from the coding sequence ATGAATATCTACAAACAACTCATCCTCGCTATGGCGATGTTAGGGACTGTGATCACGGCGATCGCGGCACCCGAGGTTAGCCTGCACAGCTCAATGTCGGCGAAGACATTTTTTGTCGGTGAGGAGTTCCAATTTGAAATCCTCGTCAGCCCCGCAGATCGCGTGGACATCGAAGAAGTCGAGAGCACTGACGATTTGGCCATCCAGTTCGTTAAAAAGGAAGTGGTCAAAGGAGATGCATTTTCCACCGTCGCGTTACGCTACCGGATGATGCCGATGAGTGCCGGCATGGTGGCCATTCCACCGATTTCCGTGGAGGTGGGTGACCAGGTTTTGAGCACGGATGAGGAAATGTTCATTCAGGTGAAGCAGGCACAAACCTATCCAGGGTTGGAGATCGTCAGGGAGATCCCTGATCGAGATTTCTACGTCGGCGAACCTTTCATGGTCGATTACACATGGCGGTCGCCGTTGCCGCTCAATGGCTTTCGCGCGGTGAAATTGAACCTGCCTTTGTTCTACGATCCAGCCTTTAAAATCCGGAACCCCTTCGACTGGATTGATGGCGACGACAAGGCGGCGATCGGTCTGCCGGTGGCCAACACGCGCTTGATTGGGAGATATAACCTGCTCAACGAAGCCGAGCGAAATGTGCACAGCGTATCCTTTGCCAAAATCGTCATCCCAGTGAAGACCGGTGAGTTTGAGTGGTCGCCAAGCACCCTGCTGATCTCCTACGTTGCCCCGCCCGCCGCGCGCAATCGCAATGCACGCTGGCGAACCAACTACCCGAGCTACTTCAATAACAACTTCTTCGCGGAGGCTGACGGGGACGAGTATCAGAAGTATTTCGCCGCTTCCAGCTCCCAAACTGTGCGCGTGCTGCCGCTGCCGGATGCCGGCAAGCCTCACGACTTTGCCGGAGTGGTTGGCTCCTGCAAGGTGACGGTCACCGCCACCCCCACGGTGCTGCAGGCAGGGGATCCGATCACTCTGACGATCGTGGTCGATGACTATGCCTTCCCTGAGGTGTTAGATTTTCCTGACCTCTCGTCGCAGCCCGCCTTTACCCGCCAGTTTGCCATTCCGCCCCGGCAGTCGTCAGGCCGGATCGTGGGGAAAAGGAAAACCTACATCCGCACGCTTCGCCCACTGGCTCAGGACGCGACATCCATTCCGGCAGTTCGGATTCCGTATTTTGATCCTCAGACGAAGTCCTACGCGGTGGCCGAATCCGCACCGATACCGATCACGGTGAAGGCCGCCGAGGTGGTGACCGCCTTCGACGCGGATATGACGGGAGTGGGGCCCTTGAAGAATCGGTTGGCGAAAAATCCGGAAGGGATCCGCGCCAATGCCACCTCGCTCAGCGCGATCCGGCCCGCTGCTTTTTCTCCCGGCGCCTGGCTGCTGCTCTGTCTGTTTTTACCGCCGGCCGCGTTTCTGGTTTTCTATTTCGCCACGGCCCAACGCCGACTGATGCAAAACGATCCGGTGCGTGCCAGATCGATGCGTGCGATGGCCCGCTTCAGCAAGCGACTGCGTGCGCTTGAACAAGCTGCTCCGAAGCTTCAGCCGGAGCAGGGGATCGGTCGGCTCGACGACATCGTGAGGAGCTACTTTGCCGAAAAACTCAACCTCGTCCGACACGCACACACCTTCGAGGAGCTTGAACTCCAGCTGGGAGATCGTGTTTCGTTAGATGCGATTCGCGAAATCTACGGCCGCTGTGAAGCGCAGGCTTACCGAGCCGACAGTCCCACGCCCGACCTATCCACCATGATCGCACAAGCTCGCCAAGCGGTCCAAACCATCAACGCCGCCTTATCATGA
- a CDS encoding tetratricopeptide repeat protein, which produces MRRLFLLILTMLPLGLLAAEQDDQRLFTEANDLFARANAEALVNPSKAQELYQASILKYQFLIEQRKLNSAELQMNLGNAYFSSGETGRAMLHYQRAQALDPLNDEVRHNLEYVRSLTIDELPETTMQRVKHALSFWHRWPVALRGSLFAVGHLSFWALVAWSLYRRGRWLYGGLAVSGLLSVLFGVSLLVSHQAWDNPVDGVVVEREVIARQGDGIIYDNAFSSPLHAGTEFEVLERRGDWYHIQLLNGDSCWLPTNSSELVR; this is translated from the coding sequence ATGAGACGATTGTTCCTCCTTATTCTCACTATGCTTCCGCTCGGCTTGCTGGCCGCGGAGCAAGACGACCAGCGCCTTTTCACCGAGGCCAACGACCTCTTTGCCCGCGCCAATGCCGAAGCCCTGGTGAATCCCAGCAAGGCTCAGGAACTCTATCAGGCATCGATTCTCAAATACCAATTCCTGATCGAGCAGAGAAAACTCAACTCCGCCGAGCTGCAAATGAACTTGGGAAATGCCTACTTTTCCTCCGGTGAAACTGGTCGGGCAATGTTGCACTACCAGCGGGCTCAGGCCTTGGACCCTTTGAATGATGAGGTCCGACACAATCTCGAATACGTGAGATCGCTCACCATTGATGAACTGCCTGAAACCACCATGCAGCGGGTGAAACATGCACTGAGCTTTTGGCACCGCTGGCCGGTGGCGCTGAGGGGATCCTTGTTTGCTGTCGGTCACCTGAGCTTTTGGGCGCTGGTGGCGTGGTCGCTCTACCGCCGTGGCCGCTGGCTCTACGGTGGCTTGGCTGTTAGTGGATTGCTGAGCGTGCTCTTTGGCGTGTCGCTGCTCGTCAGTCACCAGGCCTGGGACAATCCGGTGGATGGAGTAGTGGTCGAGCGCGAGGTGATCGCGCGTCAGGGGGATGGTATCATCTACGACAATGCCTTCAGCTCGCCGCTGCATGCCGGCACCGAGTTCGAGGTGTTAGAAAGACGAGGTGACTGGTATCACATCCAGTTGCTCAACGGCGACAGCTGTTGGCTTCCGACGAATAGTTCGGAGTTAGTTCGCTAG
- a CDS encoding PEP-CTERM sorting domain-containing protein, protein MTAGVGCAASMAEGAITFYGPGAQNITSDPATPTGISIRKPSNGLALDGGYVTRINFSGGTYFTSGTDLAVGSGNGMGYYFIGSLGYGASAGDQNYANLSFDGNDNVYEAVAQFYFDGLGGGYLVAVATNDTGEALSISEGKAMIDSVPEPSSLALLALGSAGLLTRRQRKKAA, encoded by the coding sequence ATGACTGCTGGGGTTGGTTGTGCGGCCAGCATGGCTGAAGGAGCGATCACCTTCTATGGGCCCGGAGCACAAAACATCACATCGGACCCAGCTACCCCCACCGGGATCAGTATCCGGAAGCCCAGTAATGGCCTAGCGCTGGACGGCGGATACGTAACTCGTATTAACTTCTCTGGTGGTACATACTTCACGAGTGGTACTGACCTCGCTGTAGGATCTGGAAACGGCATGGGCTATTACTTCATTGGCAGCTTAGGCTACGGAGCTAGCGCAGGAGACCAAAACTACGCAAACCTCTCATTCGATGGAAACGACAATGTCTATGAAGCCGTCGCCCAATTCTACTTCGATGGACTGGGTGGAGGTTATCTGGTCGCCGTTGCCACCAACGATACAGGAGAGGCTCTAAGTATCTCTGAAGGCAAAGCCATGATTGACAGTGTCCCAGAGCCTTCCAGCCTCGCGCTCCTCGCACTCGGCTCCGCGGGCCTCCTCACCCGCCGCCAACGTAAAAAAGCAGCCTAA
- a CDS encoding alkaline phosphatase family protein: MFTNKKVLLVGWDSADWKIINTLLEEGGMNGIRSLMDGGTYGNLATLEPQLSPMLWASIATGKMAYHHGVQGFTEVDPVSGQIVPVSAATRKCKTLWEMLGEKDLRSHVVSWFATQGEQNLNGKMVSNMFGHLKGSTADQEPADWPAPMPGTYWPEDLAETMNELRVSPHEIDEEMLKPFIPDAHKIDQSRDKRLNSLREHLAEAYSVHSAATHVMETDPEWEFMAVYYRAIDEISHHFMHYHPPQMEGIPDEDFEIYQHVVKSTYRAHDMMLQRLLQLAGPETTVILVSDHGFHSDHLRPKFTPRIPAGITVWHREQGVLLAKGPGIKSQQEIHGARLLDIAPTILHHFDLPCGDDMEGRVLNELFEQQRPIQSIPTWEDPNGIQQQRGSLSKQESEALLQQFVDLGYIDEVSSDPTEAAAETNRENKWNMARAFLYSGKYEGALPLLEDCFNASPERTDYSQTLAKCQLSLGLTTEAEETLEICLEAFGKNIAALILQGHIELEKGHPESALKHLEAALAQAPEEVPVLELMCRAYIALEQVEKASELSDTLFRLDPNNIQAHFTRARCQLIQKDYSAAAETALAAISLQFASPRAHTILGTALLALNDLEGAEHAFVNTLTLDADHPVATRSLITVYQRQGNTEKAQTLEANAVRIKIKQASEYKKHLQSLRHGIAARAKERHAERKALRAAAAKKAAEEAASEPCSFTIVSGLPRSGTSLMMQMLRAAGMELMHDGKRHADEDNLEGYWEWEEIKSLKKNPRLIEQANGKAIKVISALIPQLPPRHHYRIIFMKRPVEEVVDSQWKMLERQGSAPRSDKQHLIQTQQTHKDQILTRLRQRQDVDLLEIDYPELVANPMEQIPRLIAFLGEDVSAPEKLVSAIRPDLHRNKVAPAMS, translated from the coding sequence ATGTTTACGAACAAAAAAGTTCTACTGGTAGGCTGGGATTCTGCAGACTGGAAAATTATCAATACCCTGCTCGAAGAAGGAGGAATGAACGGCATCCGTAGTCTTATGGATGGTGGCACTTATGGTAATTTAGCGACCTTGGAACCCCAGCTTTCGCCCATGCTGTGGGCCTCCATTGCCACTGGTAAAATGGCCTATCATCATGGTGTGCAGGGCTTTACCGAGGTCGATCCAGTGAGTGGTCAGATCGTCCCCGTCTCCGCGGCTACCCGCAAATGCAAAACCCTCTGGGAAATGTTGGGGGAGAAGGATCTTCGCTCTCATGTAGTCTCTTGGTTTGCCACCCAGGGCGAGCAAAACCTTAATGGCAAAATGGTCTCTAATATGTTCGGCCATCTCAAGGGCTCGACTGCTGATCAAGAGCCTGCCGATTGGCCTGCACCCATGCCCGGCACCTACTGGCCTGAGGATCTCGCGGAGACGATGAACGAGCTGCGCGTCAGTCCCCACGAGATTGACGAGGAGATGCTAAAGCCCTTTATCCCAGACGCTCACAAGATCGATCAATCTCGCGACAAGCGCCTCAACAGTCTGCGCGAACACCTCGCCGAAGCTTACTCGGTTCACTCTGCGGCTACTCACGTCATGGAAACCGATCCGGAGTGGGAATTCATGGCCGTCTACTACCGGGCCATCGACGAGATCTCTCATCACTTCATGCACTACCATCCTCCTCAGATGGAAGGCATTCCCGACGAGGACTTCGAGATTTATCAGCACGTCGTTAAGAGCACGTATCGCGCACACGACATGATGTTGCAACGCCTACTCCAGCTCGCCGGACCGGAGACCACCGTCATCCTCGTTTCCGACCACGGCTTTCACTCAGACCACTTGCGCCCGAAGTTCACTCCCCGCATCCCTGCGGGCATCACCGTATGGCACCGCGAGCAGGGCGTTCTTTTGGCAAAAGGCCCGGGGATCAAATCCCAACAAGAAATCCACGGCGCACGCCTCCTCGATATCGCTCCCACGATCCTCCACCACTTCGATCTCCCCTGCGGAGATGACATGGAAGGCCGTGTCCTCAACGAACTCTTCGAACAGCAGCGCCCCATTCAAAGCATCCCCACCTGGGAAGATCCCAATGGCATCCAGCAGCAGCGTGGCTCCCTCAGCAAGCAAGAAAGTGAAGCCCTGCTTCAACAATTCGTCGACCTTGGATACATTGACGAAGTTTCCTCCGACCCCACTGAAGCCGCGGCCGAGACCAATCGCGAGAACAAGTGGAACATGGCCCGCGCCTTTCTCTACAGCGGTAAATACGAAGGAGCCCTTCCGCTCTTGGAAGACTGCTTCAATGCCTCGCCGGAACGCACCGACTACTCTCAAACCCTTGCCAAGTGCCAACTCTCCCTCGGCCTCACCACCGAGGCGGAGGAAACTCTGGAAATCTGCCTCGAAGCCTTTGGTAAAAATATTGCCGCACTGATCCTACAGGGCCATATCGAACTTGAGAAAGGTCATCCCGAATCCGCCCTCAAGCACCTCGAAGCTGCCCTCGCCCAGGCTCCGGAGGAAGTTCCCGTTCTTGAGCTGATGTGTCGTGCTTACATTGCTTTAGAGCAGGTTGAAAAAGCCAGCGAACTATCCGATACCCTTTTCCGATTAGATCCTAACAACATCCAGGCCCACTTCACCCGCGCCCGCTGCCAACTCATCCAAAAAGACTACAGCGCTGCCGCAGAAACCGCCCTCGCCGCTATCAGCCTTCAGTTTGCCTCCCCCCGTGCCCACACCATCCTGGGAACCGCCCTTCTTGCACTGAACGATCTCGAGGGAGCAGAACACGCCTTCGTAAACACCCTGACACTCGACGCAGACCACCCTGTCGCCACTCGATCCCTCATCACCGTTTACCAACGGCAGGGTAACACAGAAAAAGCCCAAACGCTCGAAGCCAACGCAGTCCGCATCAAAATCAAACAAGCCTCCGAATACAAAAAACACCTCCAATCCCTCCGTCACGGCATCGCCGCCCGCGCCAAAGAACGCCACGCAGAACGTAAGGCTCTGCGGGCAGCAGCCGCCAAAAAAGCAGCCGAGGAAGCCGCCAGTGAGCCATGCTCCTTCACCATCGTCTCAGGCCTGCCGCGCTCCGGCACCTCGCTGATGATGCAGATGCTCCGCGCTGCCGGCATGGAACTCATGCACGATGGCAAGCGCCACGCCGATGAAGACAACCTCGAAGGATACTGGGAATGGGAAGAAATCAAATCGCTCAAAAAAAATCCCCGTCTCATCGAGCAAGCCAATGGCAAGGCCATCAAAGTCATCTCCGCCCTCATCCCTCAACTCCCTCCCCGCCACCACTACCGCATCATCTTCATGAAGCGCCCGGTCGAGGAGGTCGTCGATTCCCAATGGAAAATGCTCGAGCGACAAGGCAGTGCCCCCCGTTCCGATAAACAACACCTCATCCAAACGCAACAAACCCACAAGGACCAAATCCTTACCCGACTACGCCAACGCCAGGATGTGGATCTTCTCGAAATCGACTACCCTGAGCTCGTCGCAAACCCGATGGAGCAAATCCCACGACTCATCGCGTTTCTCGGAGAAGATGTCTCGGCTCCCGAAAAACTCGTGTCAGCCATCCGTCCCGATCTCCATCGAAATAAAGTGGCACCGGCCATGTCCTGA
- a CDS encoding TonB-dependent receptor plug domain-containing protein has protein sequence MKRHQRTRKRTTAAMVVAGLNLAVHTQAQEILGGLEPLVVTGSHFVEPLRNAPVRTEVYSAELIAKAAARNLAEAIEASPGVRVATDCGNCNTQQIQMLGMPQQYIGILSDGLPNFTGLAGVYGIEQIPAGLIGGIEVVKGGGSVLYGPNAVAGVINLLPRDPNESGTILRGQMSNFTEGNSFGRGPSYSAMLLHDYVNEDASFKATIYYNHDYLQPVDLNGDGFTDISERRLHAAGLRLVWQPADDQTLSFDYMLTDEERRGGDAGAAFERSPDTNIIAEELFSMRQVATVKWDGQLNENWAGTLAYSFSQTDRDSYYGGLGAFNTPDGYHPNGTPFWAPGSSTGDTGYGETLDQLHFINALAIHQVHDQNRFTYGAQYRYEKIEDTAASATPLTDSFSDVGILAQHRYTPNELWTFEYGGRMDFHSNLDQPVFSPRGSVLYTHNQDLRIRGAVSTGFRAPEVFDEDLHISVVGGDVQAIRNASDLDEEKSLTFSISPEWQINDQWRVETSVFHTSLSDTFVVGGPDSGGAGVQLRENGSDSAVYGLEFNLGYFADNWDVQFSWVEQRARHDDPFEVFEADGGIDAIFTDRYTRSPESMGQLRFTHRGSWCDTYMNLKLTGPMDVPRQQFASDGSLVDQSLERSDWFFNVDIGLRKEIQLANDDSLTLSLGIKNLLNDFQDDLPSGAYRDPGYIYGPAFPRSIYAGVSYEF, from the coding sequence ATGAAAAGACATCAACGAACTCGAAAACGAACAACGGCGGCTATGGTAGTTGCCGGGCTGAATTTGGCCGTGCATACTCAGGCGCAGGAAATCCTCGGGGGGCTGGAGCCCTTGGTGGTGACCGGCTCTCACTTTGTCGAGCCACTGCGAAATGCCCCGGTCCGCACTGAGGTCTATAGCGCGGAGCTCATCGCCAAGGCGGCGGCTCGAAATCTTGCGGAAGCCATTGAAGCGTCTCCCGGCGTCCGGGTGGCGACCGATTGTGGCAATTGCAACACGCAGCAGATTCAGATGCTTGGCATGCCCCAACAATACATCGGCATCCTCAGCGATGGATTACCGAACTTTACAGGGCTAGCCGGTGTCTATGGCATCGAGCAGATCCCGGCCGGATTGATTGGTGGCATTGAGGTGGTCAAAGGTGGCGGGTCGGTGTTGTATGGCCCGAATGCGGTGGCAGGGGTGATCAACCTTCTGCCCCGTGACCCGAATGAAAGCGGCACCATCTTACGAGGACAGATGAGCAATTTCACCGAAGGGAACTCCTTTGGTCGGGGGCCATCCTACTCTGCTATGTTGCTGCATGATTACGTCAATGAGGATGCCAGTTTCAAGGCGACGATTTACTACAATCACGATTACCTCCAGCCCGTGGATCTCAATGGCGACGGTTTCACGGACATTTCCGAGCGTCGGCTGCACGCAGCCGGCTTGCGTCTGGTCTGGCAGCCGGCGGATGACCAAACCTTGAGTTTCGACTACATGTTGACGGATGAAGAGCGTCGTGGTGGTGACGCCGGAGCGGCATTTGAGCGCAGCCCGGACACAAACATCATAGCGGAGGAGCTGTTTTCCATGCGTCAGGTTGCCACGGTGAAGTGGGACGGTCAACTCAACGAAAACTGGGCTGGCACCTTGGCTTACTCCTTTTCCCAAACCGACCGCGACAGTTACTACGGCGGACTCGGTGCCTTTAATACGCCCGATGGTTACCATCCAAACGGCACCCCATTCTGGGCCCCCGGAAGTAGCACGGGCGACACCGGTTATGGCGAAACCTTGGACCAGCTGCACTTCATCAATGCCCTGGCGATCCATCAGGTGCACGATCAGAACCGTTTCACCTACGGCGCGCAATACCGCTACGAGAAAATCGAAGACACGGCGGCGAGTGCCACACCACTCACGGATTCGTTTTCCGATGTCGGCATTCTTGCCCAGCACCGCTACACGCCGAACGAATTGTGGACCTTCGAATACGGCGGGCGAATGGACTTCCACTCGAACTTGGATCAGCCGGTGTTCTCGCCTCGCGGATCGGTGCTCTACACACACAACCAAGACCTCCGAATCCGAGGTGCTGTTTCGACCGGTTTCCGTGCTCCGGAAGTATTCGACGAAGACCTTCACATCAGTGTCGTCGGTGGTGATGTCCAGGCGATACGGAATGCGTCCGATCTCGATGAGGAAAAATCCCTGACCTTCTCGATCTCACCAGAGTGGCAGATCAATGACCAGTGGCGGGTTGAGACCAGCGTTTTCCACACCAGTCTCAGCGATACCTTTGTGGTCGGTGGCCCTGACTCCGGTGGTGCTGGTGTCCAGCTGCGCGAAAATGGCAGCGACTCCGCGGTCTACGGGCTCGAGTTCAACCTCGGCTACTTTGCGGACAACTGGGATGTGCAGTTCTCCTGGGTCGAACAACGTGCCCGCCACGATGATCCCTTTGAGGTGTTTGAAGCGGACGGAGGGATCGATGCGATTTTCACCGATCGATACACGCGCTCGCCGGAATCGATGGGGCAGCTTCGCTTCACCCACAGGGGAAGCTGGTGTGACACCTACATGAACCTCAAACTCACCGGTCCGATGGATGTTCCGCGTCAGCAATTTGCCAGCGACGGCAGCTTGGTGGACCAGAGCCTGGAACGGAGCGACTGGTTCTTCAACGTCGACATTGGCTTGCGCAAGGAAATCCAATTGGCAAACGATGACTCACTGACCTTGAGTCTGGGCATCAAGAATCTGCTCAATGATTTTCAGGACGATTTACCCTCCGGTGCCTACCGTGACCCCGGCTACATCTACGGCCCGGCATTCCCTCGCTCGATCTACGCTGGTGTGAGCTACGAGTTCTAA